Genomic segment of Vibrio natriegens NBRC 15636 = ATCC 14048 = DSM 759:
ACCCGCAGCTACACGGAGGGAGCGACCGTTATTATTAGCTGAGCAAACAACACTGGAACGAGAAAAGGAAGAGCGTGCTCTTCCTTTTTCTTTTCAGCCTTAAACCACCAACGTTGGTCGGTAGTTATAATTGATCGCCTTGCTGGTCCAGTTAGCAGTGCTTATCGAGTGCGTTTAACCGCTACATGAGCCAGTGTAACGAGTGCTTCTTTATACTCTGACTCAGGCAGTACAGACAGCTCCGCGATTGCCTTGTCGGCTTCGTCGAGGGCTTTTTGAGTAGTGTACTCTAAAGAACCTGCTTCTTTCATGACAGCGAGGATATCGTCAAGACGATCCATTCCGTTTGCTTTCTCGATCGCTTCGCGGATCATCTGAGCATTTTCAGGTGTCGTGTTTCTCATCGCATGAAGTAGAGGAAGGGTAGGTTTACCTTCTGCTAAATCATCGCCAACATTTTTACCCATGTCTTCGCCATCTGATGTGTAGTCCATGACGTCGTCTATCAGTTGGAATGCGGTACCTAAGTACTTACCGTAATTCTGTAATGCAATTTCAACGTGCTCAGGGGCATCATTCAGGATGGCACCAATTTGTGTCGCAGACTCAAACAGGCGTGCCGTCTTAGAGTAGATGACCTGCATGTAGCTTTCTTCGGTCGTGTCAGGATCGTTACAGTTCATTAATTGCTGAACTTCACCTTCGGCGATCACGTTTACGGCGTTACTCATTAACTGAAGGATCTTCATGGATCCTAGCTCAGTCATCATCTGGAATGAGCGAGTGTAGATAAAATCCCCAACTAGCACGCTTGCTGCGTTGCCAAAGGCAGCATTTGCGGTCGCTTTACCACGGCGCATATCTGACTCGTCTACCACATCATCGTGCAACAGCGTTGCTGTATGGATGAACTCAATAAAGGCAGCAGCCATGGTATGACCGCTGCCTTGATAACCAAGTGCACGGGCCGACAAAATCGCCAATAGTGGTCTTAGGCGTTTGCCTCCACCACTGACGATATAGAAACCGAGCTGATTGATTAAAGAGACATCAGAATTTAGTTGGGCTTGAATTGTTTCATTCACTTTTGCCATGTCATTGGCAGTAAGCGCTTGGATAGTTTTAAAATCCATTGTATATCCGGCTGAAGTTAGACCCTGCAAGGCTTATTCGATTTATATAATTGTCGAATAATACACTAAAAAACGTTGATTAATACATTACTAAAGGGCATGATTGCCGCACTTTTCTTTGGCGATTAGCTTTTCGCCAATTTTTTCAAAATATGGCTTGTCATAGGGACATCTCTTCTGTAGAATCTGCGCCCTATTGATGATTAGTTTAGCGCACACCCTCACGAAAGGCTGTGCGGAAAAAGCGGAGTAAAATATGTACGCTGTTTTCCAATCTGGTGGTAAACAACACCGTGTAAGCGAAGGTCAAACTCTTCGTTTAGAGAAATTAGACGTTGAAACTGGTGCAACTGTAGAATTTGATAAAGTTCTTCTTGTTGCTAACGGCGAAGACATCAAAGTTGGTGCTCCTCTTGTAGAGGGCGGCAAAATTGTTGCTGAAGTTGTACAACACGGTCGTGGCGATAAAGTTAAAATCGTTAAGTTCCGTCGTCGTAAGCACTCTCGTAAGCAACAGGGTCACCGTCAGTGGTTCACTGAAGTGAAGATCACTGGTATCAACGCTTAATCTATTAGGAGAGTTTAACAATGGCACACAAAAAAGCTGGTGGTTCTACTCGTAACGGCCGCGATTCAGAAAGCAAACGTCTAGGTGTTAAGCGTTTCGGTGGTGAATCTGTACTTGCAGGTAACATCATCGTTCGTCAACGTGGTACTAAGTTCCACGCTGGTAACAACGTAGGTATCGGTAAAGACCACACTCTATTCGCTCTTACTGAAGGTAAAGTGAAGTTCGAAGTGAAAGGTCCTAAGAACCGTAAGTTTGTTAGCATCGAAGCTGAGTAATTAGTTTTTAACTTAATTACTTAATAGCTTTAAGCTGAATTCAAAAGCCCTGCCGAATCGGCGGGGTTTTTTATTTGTAGGCAGTCGACATATCGAAACTTCTCGGTAGATCCAAAGCGATTCGAATCTGGGAGTTTAGATCTGTCATCTGCTAAAATTGTCGGATGACAAAGTAGATTTAATCCACGCACGAAGTAGTCGGAGTAAAAGATGAAGTTCGTAGATGAAGCTGTAGTAAAAGTTCAGGCAGGCGACGGCGGTAGCGGCGTTGTTAGTTTCTGGCGTGAAAAATTCATCACTAAAGGTGGTCCTGATGGCGGTGACGGTGGTGACGGCGGCGATGTATATATCCAAGCTGA
This window contains:
- the ispB gene encoding octaprenyl diphosphate synthase yields the protein MDFKTIQALTANDMAKVNETIQAQLNSDVSLINQLGFYIVSGGGKRLRPLLAILSARALGYQGSGHTMAAAFIEFIHTATLLHDDVVDESDMRRGKATANAAFGNAASVLVGDFIYTRSFQMMTELGSMKILQLMSNAVNVIAEGEVQQLMNCNDPDTTEESYMQVIYSKTARLFESATQIGAILNDAPEHVEIALQNYGKYLGTAFQLIDDVMDYTSDGEDMGKNVGDDLAEGKPTLPLLHAMRNTTPENAQMIREAIEKANGMDRLDDILAVMKEAGSLEYTTQKALDEADKAIAELSVLPESEYKEALVTLAHVAVKRTR
- the rplU gene encoding 50S ribosomal protein L21 — its product is MYAVFQSGGKQHRVSEGQTLRLEKLDVETGATVEFDKVLLVANGEDIKVGAPLVEGGKIVAEVVQHGRGDKVKIVKFRRRKHSRKQQGHRQWFTEVKITGINA
- the rpmA gene encoding 50S ribosomal protein L27, giving the protein MAHKKAGGSTRNGRDSESKRLGVKRFGGESVLAGNIIVRQRGTKFHAGNNVGIGKDHTLFALTEGKVKFEVKGPKNRKFVSIEAE